TGTACAAAGCGGGATTGGCCAATACGGTACGCTCTGTCTGTGGCTTGATTTTCAACTGCTGGATTCCACCATCGGTCATAGTGGATAACGTGATTTGCTGCCGTCAAGTTCAGCCCCGTTCCTCCAGCCTTCAATGAAAGCAAGAACACCGGGAACTCCTGATTTTGGAACCGCTCAATCATATCGTCACGCTGCGTTTTTGGTACACTTCCGTTCAGGAACGGCACCTCCACCCCAAACTTCTTCTTAATTGTCGAACGAATCATTTCGCCCATTTCGATATATTGCGTGAAAATGAGACAGCTTTCGCCTGAGTCTAAAACAGCATCAACAAGGTCGACAAGCTTCTCCAATTTATTTGAGCGATCTAGGAGCAGCCTGTCTGCTGATTTTTCTTTGAGATAGAGAGCAGGGTGATTGCAAAGCTGCTTCAGTCTGCTGAGCATTTGTAAGATTAACCCCTTGCGCTCAAAACCTGACAGCTTTTCAATTTCAGCAAAAGTATCACGGACCAACTGCTCATATAGAGAGGCCTGCTCAGTTGTAAGCGGGCAGTACTCTTTTTGCTCCTGTTTGTCAGGGAGATTGAGTGCCACCTCTTCGTCCTTTTTCGTCCTCCTCATTAGGAATGGACGGATTAATGATTGCAGCTCATTGACCTTTTCCTTTTTCTCATCCTTTTCAATCGGGATGACAAATTTCTTCTGAAATTGCCCCAAGCTGCCAAGATAGCCATGATTGGTAAAATCAAAAATCGACCACAATTCAGATAATCGGTTTTCCATCGGAGTACCGGTCAAGGCGATGTGATGTCCCCCGCGGAGTCTCCGCACCGCCCGTGACTGCTTGGTACCGGCGTTTTTGATATTCTGTGCCTCATCAATCGAAATTGAACTCCACAGGATGGACTCAAACTCCTCAGAGTCCATATGGCTTAACCCATACGAAGTCAGCACAACATCAGCATCTTTGATTTTTTCCTTAAAGGCTTCTTCTTTCAAGCGGTTAGAACCGTAATGCAAATACACATTTATCTCAGGAGCAAAACGCTCAAGCTCCTTCTGCCAGTTACCAAGAACCGAAGTTGGGCAGATAATCAAAGCAGCCTTAACTGGTGTTTTTTCCTTCTTAGAATCCGTTCCGTCCTCGGTGCCAGTCACCATTTCAGGAATCGCCCCGATTTCCTCTTTTACCTTCAAAAGATACGCGATTAGTTGCACTGTTTTCCCAAGCCCCATGTCATCGGCAAGGACAGCACCAAATCCGTATTGTCGCAGGAACCAGAGCCAGCTCATTCCCAGCTGCTGGTAAGGACGAAGTTCGCCCTGAAGCCCAGCAGGAACTTCTTCGAGCGGGATCTCATGTGCTTCAGATAGCTGCTTAATCATCTTTTTCCATTGGCTGTTCAATTCAATTTGAATCCGAGCAAAGGCTTTTGGGTTTTCGAGCTCATCTTCCGTAAGAGGCGTCTCAACCAGTTCCTGCTCGAGCAAATCCCTTACATGTAAGCCTTCCTTCTCGGCGCGCTTCATCAAGTCCTGAATTTGTCGAATGAAGCCTGGATCCAGTTTCACCCAACGCCCGCGAATAAACACGAGTCGACGTTTCTCTTCGACAAGCTGGCCGAATTCTTCCTCGGACAGGTCGACACCGTTCATCGAAAAACGCCAGTTGAAATCAAGCATAGCCTGCAGCCCGACAAATGACGGACGATGACTGGAGGAGCCTTTTAACGATGCCTTCACCTTTAAATTGGCATTCTTCATCGCCTGCCACCAAGCAGGGAGGAGGATCTCCACGTCCAGCGCAACGAGGGTTTCACTGGCCTCCGTCAAAAACATCCACGCTTCTTCCTCTGTGAGTCCCGATTTCAATGTGTTTCCGTCCTCACTCAGCCAAGGGATTAACCTTGCCCAGCGCCCTTGCTCACGGTCAACTCTTTCCAAAAATGGTTTCCACCGTGCCGGAATCTTTGCGTCCAAGCCATAAACATCGTCGACATTTTTCTTACCTCGTAAAAAGACATCCAGATTCCAAGGTCCTTCGCCATCTAAGGGTTCCTCTAACCTTAATCCAATCGTAAAAGGGGTGTCGTTCTCCTTAATTCCAACCCATTCAAGCCAGGTTTCTTCATCAAAATAGCGAGCCAGTTCAGCGCCAGAAATACCTTGTTTTCTCAATAAAGCAAGCTTTGGCCCAAACAACTCCTTCATCGAAGCATTTCGCGTCAAGTAAGCGTCCAAGGCATGGTCATACAAATCAGAAATAAATGCTTTTACCGTTTCCGCCTCTTCACCTTGTGTTTCGACAGCCTGTTCCCAGAAAGAAGGGTCAAACTCATCCATCACACGAACGGGGAGCTGCCAGCGGAAGTCGCCATTCTCCCAAACCGAGAAGTCGGGAAGCCAATCTTTCTCGAGAATCCCTTCATGGAGAGAGTGAGCAGCAGCGAGGCAAATCTCCGATTGGTCATCCCAGTCCCAGTCAATAAACCGATTGAACGACTCCTTTGCAAAAAGAGAAACAAGGTGCCAGCCAGTCACCACCACACCCTCGATGCCATCAACCGACTCGTTCTCCAGAAGTGTGCCAAAAAAGCTCTCATCATGGCGGCTGAACAACACATTCTTCCACTCAGAAGGCGGTAATCCATGCCCATGTTCATCCTCAGCAGCCAGCAGATAACGGCCATCATCTAATTTAATTGTCAGAAGCTTAACAAATCTAGTTTTCAGCATCGTAAAGTTACTCCTTTTACTTGGGTGGGGAATTCGGATTTAGGGGTTGCAATTTCCAAATAATGTTTAAATGTACAAAACCCCTTAAAAAATGTCCAAAACCATCCGAAAAATGTACATAACACCACAAAAAGTGTACAAAACACAGCAATAAATGTACAAAAGTCGATCCAGTGCCTGTCACCTTCATCAAACTGTCCGCCTGAGGTGGACAGTGTCCACGGGCGGTGCCTGTCACCACAGAAAGACAGTGTCCACGAGCGGTGACAGGCACCACCAATTGCACTCTATTCCTCTATAAGTTTGCTCCGTCTGCATTCTTCGTGGAAGGCGCGGAGTCTTTTGGTTTTTTCCATTAGGCTGTCGAGGAAGTATTGCCAGTCGTCGACGCGTTTGGTTTTTTTGTATAGGGTACGCAGCTTTTTTAGGTGCCGGACCGCTGCTTTGTAGCTGGACCGGTTTTTTTGATTAATTTCGTTCAAAGCCGATTGGTGCAGCATTCCGAGCAGCACTTCCGGTTTTTCTTTTTCAATTACCTTCACCCGCTCTCTTGGCAGGTCATAGAAATTCCAGCCCATGAACGCCTGGAGGTCGCTCCATTTGTCGAACTGCTTGCGTTCAAACAGGGTATGTTCATATTCCGTATAGCTGTAAGGCAAAGTTGAAAGCATCGCGCGCTCATATAACTCAGCCTTCCCGTTCTCTGAGATGTAAGGAGTAATCGCCTTCAATGCTGTTCGGGTAAAAGAAGCACAGGAATGATAAGTTCGCAGAAAGTCTAAATATCCTTTAAGGTTAGAAATAAACAGCTCAATTAGCGGTCCAACTCGTTTCCATGCTTTCGTCTGTGACAATAGTTCAATCCAATGAAGCATATAGGGAGTAATCACTTTATCGTCAATTTTAGAAATCAAGTCCACCGCGAGCTCATCCTTTTGCTGCAAAATACTGATATGAATACCTGCAACCATGAGTGGATTCGGATTCTCCCAATCCTGCAATGACTTCATCCGGTCGTTAATCAGAACAATTTCTTGCTCACGCCATTCCTTCTTCTTAAAAAGATTAGTCCAAAGGAGACGGTAAAGATAGATCCGTTCCTGCTCAAGGTCCGAAGAAACAGTCAACAGCTCAAACACTTCGTCCTTTAATTTTAAAATAAACTCATCAAAGTCAAACGGCAGCGATTGAACACCAATTTTCAAGACAAGCTCATCGGCGTCCTCGATTAAATTATGGAACACAGAAAGGTAAGCGCGTCTCACGACATCCTCAGCAAACCCTGATTGCACCGTTAAGACAGCAAGCTTTTTAAACGAAACAACAATCCCGACCAATTCATAGAGCAGCCGCCATTCCTTTTCCACCGGAGCACTCGCTTTAATCCGCCGTTCGTATATATTGAAGAGCTCCGCAATGATAAAAGGACTCGAATACTTCTTTGAATTAAGAATCGTATCAAAGCTCACCTCGAATGATTCGACCCAGCGCGCGTAATCCGGCTTCATCACACCGTTCGCCTTAATCAAATCCTTGGCCTTTTGAAGCCCCCAGCTTGCAACATCATTCTTCTCCTTCATCGGCTCGCGCCACTCCGCAACCCACTCGGCGACACTGCCCACTCGTGAATACGCGGCAAAAAATACAGCAATCTGATGGCGGCACAGTCCCTCATGAGGACAAGTACAACTATTTAAAGACAAATGGGAAAAATTCAGTTTCACATGGCAAGGCGTCACGTCCTGTACCATTGCGGTAATTTGGGCATTCCATATTTGTAATTGCTTGACCATCCCTTGCCGGTACAGCATTAAGCCCTTTTGAACGAGCTTAACATCATCGACCGCATGCGGATGCAGCAAATCTTTAATCTCTTCTGAAAGAAGTTCAATCCGTTCATTAGCAGTCGTCGACTCCAAAGCCACGACCCCCTTTTTTAAAAAAATCCATATTCCTATATTATACCCAAAAATTGCCCATTCGAGGAGGGAAAAGAGGATTTCTATTCCAGACAGGCTTTTTTATTCAAAAAGCTTTGTTGAATTTCATTGTAGGTTATAAGTAAAAACGGTAAAAAAAGTGATGAAAGACAAAGCCGGAGAATTCCAATGAGATTAGCCCTTAATAAAAATGATGAAAAGATATCTCATTAAGTATAGTCCTTCATAAGGATTCCGGTGAGAAAAATCTACATCTTTCTTTAACAGAGAGCCTGTGAAATAAATTTTTAAGGTTCCAATTAAACTCGGCCACCATCCCACAAACAAAAAAACCCCAGGCATTCAGCAACGCCTGGGCTTAGGTATTTTCCACTTCTGTGGTGGAAGGTGGATTTTGTCCCAGTTGGTGTGAGACATATTCAAACAAATGATTTAAGTATTTACTAAGCTCGAAGCCTTCCTCACTAGCAAACTGTGATAATAGTAATTTAGATTCTTCCATTGATTTCTTTCCCCCTTAAGATTACTGTCTATCAGTATTTTTACCAATCTATCATTCTCTTATACATGAAAAATAAAATATAGTTTTAACTACCTGTGTCGGTATTATCTTGGTATAACTAAAATACCAAATTCTGTGGATTTTTTAGAGTACCCCCAAAACTAATGGTGCAAAAGGTAATATATAGGTAAGGGAGGACGAGCATAATGAGACAGAGGCATGAATAGCATGCCTGAAAAAAAGACCCATCTAACTGGCTTTTTTATTGGAATGGTGGTTGGAATGGACTGCGGGCTATTTTGGCATGATTTTGCGTTTTTGAATCAATATAGGGTCCTAACCATCCTGGATATGCCTGTTTTTAGTGGGCTCATTTTGGGACTATTACTAGGAGTGCTAGGAAACTTTATTGAGAAAACAATTTACCATCAAAAAAGGCAGCCAAAACTGCAAAAGGCGGAGTAATCAACAGGATTTGGTCCTCACAACATTCACGTTCTAATCTTTCGAGCCTGCGCTCGAGCTGATTTACTTCTCTTTGAAGCTGGTTAATTTCACGTCCTGCCGTTGGTTTTCGCATTCAAGCTGAGGTACACGGCGCTCCAATTGCTGTGGCTGCTGATGATAATACCACCATTATCTGGTCGAAATCCCATCAAGATTGCCCCCTGTCCACTAACAAGGTATGTCCAAATCTGAGAAATGGTCACGGCATACACGCAAAAACCAGCCCCAACGGTACTGGGACTGGCAACCTTTTATTATAAGCTTTCGACTGAATTTATCTCTTGGGTAACCTCAGGTTCCTGTGTCTTCACGTCAGAAGCAAATCGTTCCAACCCCCCTGTAGCACAAAACAAAACAAGCGCAATAAACAACGCAATTAAAAGCCTCTTCATTAAAATGATCCCCCAATTATTTCCTTTTATCTCTACTCAATAAGACGTAAGTAAACAGAATTTAGTTCCATAAAACGTTTGACAAAATCTGCAGAAAAACGACATAATATTGCCATTCTAAAATCATTATGATATAGTACTTTTTGTGCAAATGACCAAATCAGTTTTTTAGTCAGTTTTGGGGGTGAGTGGATTGGCAGTGATTGATCGGAAGAAGTTGATTCTTGAGGCGGCAGCGAAGTCCTTTTCCTTGTTTGGATACAAAGCGACGACGATGGATCAGGTTGCGAAGTTAGCCAATGTGGGGAAGGGAACCATCTACACCTTTTTTAAAACAAAAGAAGAGTTATTTGATGATATTATCAACTCGCTTATCGCAGATATCCGGTTCGAAGTGGAGAGTGTTCTAGATGAAACCTCTTCGATACTTGATAATGTGAACAATGTGTTAGTCCGGATTCATGCGTTTCGGGAATCGCATCAATTGACGATAAAATTGATTCAAGAAGAACGGGATATGGGCACACAAACGGTCGTTGAAGCGATGCAGCGGGTGGAGCAATCGATCATCCAATATATGAAGGGGATTATTCAGAAAGCAATCGATAAAGGTGAAATTAAAGACTGCGACCCTGAGGTCACAGCCTTCGTAATGCTGAAGATGTACTTTTCCTTGGTGATTGACTGGCAAAGGAACAACCCGCCATTAAAAAAAGAAGAGATTGCAAAGCTCTTTGAACTCTACTTATTAAAAGGCTTGTTAGCATGAGTCTTTTATTTTGCAGCAAATTGACCATTTGAACAAAACGGTCAGTATTTTTTTAAAAATAAAAATGACTAATTGAATAAAATAGTCAGGAGGTAGCGAACATGAAAGGATTTAAAGCTGAGTTAAAAACGATTCTTACCAATCGTAAAGTATTAGTTCCCATCATCGCCATCCTTTTCATTCCAGTCTTATATGCCGGAATGTTTTTGTGGGCGTTTTGGGATCCGTACAAATATTTAAGCGACCTGCCAGTCGCAATTGTCAATCAGGATGAGGGCGCAGAACTCGCCGGGGAGACACTTCAAATAGGAGACGACCTGGTCAATAATCTGAAGAAAAGTAAAACCTTTGACTTTGATATTGTAGACAAAGAGCAGGGCTACCAAGGCCTGGAGGATCAAAAGTATTATATTTTAGTAGAGATTCCGAGCAATTTCTCCAAAAATGCGACCACACTGCTTGAGGATCAGCCGCAAAAGCTGCAAATCAAATATGTGCCCAATGAAGGAGCAAACTTCCTATCAGCGCAAATCGGTGAAACCGCGATGAAGGAAATCAAAGCTGAGATTTCAAAGGAAATCGTCACAACGTATTCCGAGAGCATTTTTGAAAAAGTAACGGAAATGGGCGATGGATTAGCACAAGCCAGTGAGGGAGCGGGCCAGCTCAATGACGGTTCAGCAGAACTAAACAAAGGTGCCGGACAAATCAAAGAAAACCTTCAAACCCTAGCAAGCAAATCAATCGAATTTGAAGAAGGCATCAACAGCGCCGCAGCCGGTACAACCGAAATCGCCAAAGGAACAGCCGCCATCCAGCAAGGATTACAACAAGCGGATGACAAGCTGTCGCTTTTGGTGACAGGCACCGCAAAAGCACAATCGGGTGCTGAGCAAATTAAACAAGAGTTACCAGCTGGAATTGCTGCTGGGATCAGTTCACAGTTATCTGGCAGTACGGAAAAGTTAAACGAGGGTATTAATCAGTTTGAGACACAGTTGAATGCGGGATTGTCAGCTCAGATCGCGGATCAAATGATTGCGCAGCAAACGGCCAAAATGCAGGAGCTTGCCGGGGCGCTTATTGCCAAGGGTGTTCCAGCTGAAACCGTGTCTGAAATTATGGCTCAGCAAACTGCAACTGCACCTAATAAGACAGAAGTTCAACAGCAGGTGGCACAAGCCATTACGCCAGGATTGCACCAGGGTTTTACGCAATTTAAAACGCAGGTAAATGGACAATTGCAGGGAGCAACTGCAGGTTTAGAGTCACAATTGAAAAAACAAACCGATCCAGTCTTTGACCAATTAATCGGTGGAATCGGAGAAATTAATGCAAACCAGGTGAAATTCCAACAAGGAATCCACCAGCTCTATACAGGGTCAACCGAACTTAATGCAGGCGCCAACCAGCTGACAGCCGGGATGGGTGAGTTATCTGCTGGTGCGGATAAAATAACAGAAGGTACTGGTAAGCTTGCAGAAGGTTCCACTGAATTGCAAGCAGGTACAGAAAAGCTTCAGGATGGCACCTCTGAATTAAACGAGAAGCTATCTGAGGGTGCAGAGGCTGCGAACAGTGTTAAAGCGGATGATGACACCTATGATATGATGGGCGAGCCAGTAAAGGTTGATAAAAAAGAGATTAACAACGTGCCAAACTACGGAACCGGCTTTGCACCATATTTCGTGTCACTAGGGCTTTTTGTCGGTGCATTGATCATCTCTATTGTTTTTGGATTAAGAGAACCTGCCGTTCAACCGGCTTCTGCAAGAGAATGGTTCTTCGGAAAATT
This genomic stretch from Neobacillus niacini harbors:
- a CDS encoding DEAD/DEAH box helicase, producing MLKTRFVKLLTIKLDDGRYLLAAEDEHGHGLPPSEWKNVLFSRHDESFFGTLLENESVDGIEGVVVTGWHLVSLFAKESFNRFIDWDWDDQSEICLAAAHSLHEGILEKDWLPDFSVWENGDFRWQLPVRVMDEFDPSFWEQAVETQGEEAETVKAFISDLYDHALDAYLTRNASMKELFGPKLALLRKQGISGAELARYFDEETWLEWVGIKENDTPFTIGLRLEEPLDGEGPWNLDVFLRGKKNVDDVYGLDAKIPARWKPFLERVDREQGRWARLIPWLSEDGNTLKSGLTEEEAWMFLTEASETLVALDVEILLPAWWQAMKNANLKVKASLKGSSSHRPSFVGLQAMLDFNWRFSMNGVDLSEEEFGQLVEEKRRLVFIRGRWVKLDPGFIRQIQDLMKRAEKEGLHVRDLLEQELVETPLTEDELENPKAFARIQIELNSQWKKMIKQLSEAHEIPLEEVPAGLQGELRPYQQLGMSWLWFLRQYGFGAVLADDMGLGKTVQLIAYLLKVKEEIGAIPEMVTGTEDGTDSKKEKTPVKAALIICPTSVLGNWQKELERFAPEINVYLHYGSNRLKEEAFKEKIKDADVVLTSYGLSHMDSEEFESILWSSISIDEAQNIKNAGTKQSRAVRRLRGGHHIALTGTPMENRLSELWSIFDFTNHGYLGSLGQFQKKFVIPIEKDEKKEKVNELQSLIRPFLMRRTKKDEEVALNLPDKQEQKEYCPLTTEQASLYEQLVRDTFAEIEKLSGFERKGLILQMLSRLKQLCNHPALYLKEKSADRLLLDRSNKLEKLVDLVDAVLDSGESCLIFTQYIEMGEMIRSTIKKKFGVEVPFLNGSVPKTQRDDMIERFQNQEFPVFLLSLKAGGTGLNLTAANHVIHYDRWWNPAVENQATDRAYRIGQSRFVHVHKLICTGTLEEKIDAMLEKKQHLNDQIIQSENWITELSTDELKDLVYLG
- a CDS encoding SWIM zinc finger family protein, with the translated sequence MESTTANERIELLSEEIKDLLHPHAVDDVKLVQKGLMLYRQGMVKQLQIWNAQITAMVQDVTPCHVKLNFSHLSLNSCTCPHEGLCRHQIAVFFAAYSRVGSVAEWVAEWREPMKEKNDVASWGLQKAKDLIKANGVMKPDYARWVESFEVSFDTILNSKKYSSPFIIAELFNIYERRIKASAPVEKEWRLLYELVGIVVSFKKLAVLTVQSGFAEDVVRRAYLSVFHNLIEDADELVLKIGVQSLPFDFDEFILKLKDEVFELLTVSSDLEQERIYLYRLLWTNLFKKKEWREQEIVLINDRMKSLQDWENPNPLMVAGIHISILQQKDELAVDLISKIDDKVITPYMLHWIELLSQTKAWKRVGPLIELFISNLKGYLDFLRTYHSCASFTRTALKAITPYISENGKAELYERAMLSTLPYSYTEYEHTLFERKQFDKWSDLQAFMGWNFYDLPRERVKVIEKEKPEVLLGMLHQSALNEINQKNRSSYKAAVRHLKKLRTLYKKTKRVDDWQYFLDSLMEKTKRLRAFHEECRRSKLIEE
- a CDS encoding TetR/AcrR family transcriptional regulator, coding for MDRKKLILEAAAKSFSLFGYKATTMDQVAKLANVGKGTIYTFFKTKEELFDDIINSLIADIRFEVESVLDETSSILDNVNNVLVRIHAFRESHQLTIKLIQEERDMGTQTVVEAMQRVEQSIIQYMKGIIQKAIDKGEIKDCDPEVTAFVMLKMYFSLVIDWQRNNPPLKKEEIAKLFELYLLKGLLA
- a CDS encoding YhgE/Pip domain-containing protein, whose translation is MKGFKAELKTILTNRKVLVPIIAILFIPVLYAGMFLWAFWDPYKYLSDLPVAIVNQDEGAELAGETLQIGDDLVNNLKKSKTFDFDIVDKEQGYQGLEDQKYYILVEIPSNFSKNATTLLEDQPQKLQIKYVPNEGANFLSAQIGETAMKEIKAEISKEIVTTYSESIFEKVTEMGDGLAQASEGAGQLNDGSAELNKGAGQIKENLQTLASKSIEFEEGINSAAAGTTEIAKGTAAIQQGLQQADDKLSLLVTGTAKAQSGAEQIKQELPAGIAAGISSQLSGSTEKLNEGINQFETQLNAGLSAQIADQMIAQQTAKMQELAGALIAKGVPAETVSEIMAQQTATAPNKTEVQQQVAQAITPGLHQGFTQFKTQVNGQLQGATAGLESQLKKQTDPVFDQLIGGIGEINANQVKFQQGIHQLYTGSTELNAGANQLTAGMGELSAGADKITEGTGKLAEGSTELQAGTEKLQDGTSELNEKLSEGAEAANSVKADDDTYDMMGEPVKVDKKEINNVPNYGTGFAPYFVSLGLFVGALIISIVFGLREPAVQPASAREWFFGKLGVITIIGVVQALLVDFVLLVGLGIEVQSLPLFIVTTIITSMVFVTLIQMLVTTLADVGRFIAILVLIMQLTTSAGTFPLALIPEALQPFNAFFPMTYTVQAFKAVISSGDFAYMWQNNIILLAYMAGFMLVTFIYLAFTFKRKQGSAGLVEKTA